In Alteribacter keqinensis, the sequence ACGTGCCAAAACGAGGCATCGGTGCTTCGACTCTTGTAAAAATCGAGCAGTTTGCAGCGATGCAGGATGTTTCGATTTACCGCGCTCTTCAGGATGTTCGTGAAATCGGACTCAGCGCCCGGGCTGCCAACGCCCTCTCTGAATTTATCAGTCAGCTCACAAACTGGGTCCAGATGCAGGACTATCTGTCTGTAACGGAGCTCGTGGAAGAGCTTCTCGAGAAAACGGGTTACCGTGCCATGCTCAAAAACGACAAAAGTCTTGAAGCAGAGAGCCGGCTGGAGAACATCGACGAGTTTTTATCCGTTACGCAGGATTTTGAAAAGACAAACGAAGATAAGTCACTCGTAGCCTTTTTAACAGACCTCGCTCTCATTGCCGATATCGATAAAGTAGATGATGAAGACGAGGATAAAAATGCCGAGCAGATTATTCTCATGACCCTTCACTCTGCCAAAGGTCTTGAGTTTCCGGTCGTGTTTCTGATCGGTATGGAAGAAGGAGTCTTCCCTCACAGCCGGTCTCTTATGGAAGAAGTGGAGATGGAAGAAGAACGGCGCCTTGCCTACGTGGGGATCACCCGTGCCGAAAAAGAGCTGTATCTTTCCCGTGCTCGGATGCGGACCCTTTACGGCCGGACAAACATGAATCCACCATCCCGCTTTTTAAGCGAGATTCCGGAAGACCTTCTTGATTCCTTAAAAGAAGAAAAGCCAGCACCTGCGTGGATGAAAACATCCCGGTCAGGATCAGCAGGGACCCAGGCCCGCATGTCGGGTCAGCCAGGCCGTGCGCCGGGTGCTACGGCAAGAGCTCAGATGCGTACGTCTACCACCACAACAGGAGGCGACTCATTCTCCTGGTCGGTGGGAGATAAAGCTGCCCATAAAAAGTGGGGAACGGGCACAGTGGTAAGTATGAAAGGGGAAGGCGAGAACGTAGAGCTTGATATTGCGTTCCCTGAAGTGGGGATCAAGCGTCTTTTCGCGAAGTTTGCCCCGATAACAAAGCAGTAAGGTGGGAACCCCATGAATCGTAACGAAGCAAAAACACAACTCAATCACTTAACGGATATGTTAAACGAATATGCCTATCACTATTATGTTCTCGATACACCAAAAGTGTCAGATGCGGAGTATGACCAGCTCCTCCGTGATCTCATTGATCTGGAAGAGCAGTATCCCGAACTTAAACGGGACGACTCCCCGAGCGAGCGTGTAGGCGGAGAGATTCTCGACCGGTTTCAAAAAGTGCAGCATGATGTTCCGATGCTCAGCCTCTCAAACGCATTTAATGACGAGGATCTCCGTGACTTTGACCGCCGTGTCCAGCAAAATACCGGCCGCCCCCACCGCTACAGCTGTGAACTTAAAATTGACGGTCTTGCTGTAACGTTAAAGTATGAAAAAGGCCGTTTTATCCTAGGTGCTACCCGTGGGGACGGAACAGTGGGGGAAGACATTACGAGTAATCTGAAGACAATTCCTTCCATTCCTCTTCGCTTAAATGAAGAAGTGGACATTGAGGTCCGTGGAGAAGCGTTTATGCCGAAGCGGTCCTTTGAGCGTCTGAATGAAGCTAAAGAAGAAAAGGGAGAGCAGCTGTTTGCGAACCCGCGGAATGCGGCTGCCGGTTCTCTTCGCCAGCTGGACCCGAAAATTGCAGCGAAACGAAATCTTGATATTTTCGTCTATTCTATTGGACAGCTGAAAGGGAAAGAAGTGGATTCCCATTACGAAGCTCTTCAGTATGTAGACCGACTCGGATTTAAGACAAACCGTGAACATAAGGTGTGCGACACTATTGACGACGTCATTGCCTATTGCGAAGGCTGGCTTGATAAACGGGCTGATCTTCCTTATGAAATTGACGGCATCGTGATTAAAGTGGACGACCTTGGTGCCCAGAAGGATCTTGGATTTACAGCAAAAAGCCCCCGCTGGGCGATTGCCTATAAATTTCCGGCTGAAGAAGTGATCACCACACTGGAAGATATTGAGCTGAACGTAGGAAGAACAGGTGTTGTCACACCGACAGCCGTTTTAACTCCGGTTGCCGTTGCCGGAACAACAGTAAAGCGTGCCTCTCTTCACAACGAAGACCTAATCCGTGAAAAAGATCTGAAGCTTGGAGATAAAGTAACAATTAAGAAGGCCGGTGACATTATCCCGGAAGTAATTAACGTCCTGACAGACCAGCGTACAGGGGACGAACGGGACTTTTCCATGCCTACCCACTGTCCGGAGTGTGAGAGTGAGCTGGAACGGATTGAAGGAGAAGTTGCTCTTCGCTGTATGAACCCGAAATGTCCCGCGCAGATAAGAGAAGGGCTTATTCACTTTGTATCCAGAAATGCCATGAACATTGACGGCCTTGGCGAGAGGGTCATTGCGCAGCTGTTTGCCCACGGTTTTGTCCACGATGTAGCTGACCTTTACCGCCTGGAAAAAGAAGAGCTGTTAAAGCTGGAGCGTATGGGAGAAAAATCAGTAGAAAATCTCCTGAACGCCATTGAAGCAACAAAAGAAAACAGTTTGGAGAAATTACTGTTCGGTCTCGGGATCCGTCATGTAGGAGCGAAAGCAGCTCAGACCCTTGCCCGGCATTTTGAATCAATGGACAATCTGCAGAAAGCAACCCAGGAAGACCTTATTGCCATTAATGAAATCGGGGATAAAATGGCAGACGCCATTGTCACTTACTTTGATAAACCTGAAGTGAGCGAGCTTCTTGAGGAACTGGCTGAAGCAGGTGTTAACATGACATACAAAGGTCCGAAGCTGATTGACACCGAAGAGTCTGACTCTGTTTTTGCAGGAAAGACAATCGTTCTTACCGGTTCCATGGAGCAGTTGACCCGTAATGAAGCGAAAAAGCAGATCGAACTGCTTGGCGGGAATGTGACAGGAAGTGTGAGTAAAAATACCGACCTCCTTATTGCAGGGGAAAAAGCCGGGTCGAAATTAACGAAAGCACAGGATTTAAACATAGAAATATGGGATGAAGCGAGAATGCTGGAGGAATTAGGTAAATAATTCCTCTGTCGACACTGTGGTCCCATGTAAGGGGTGTAGAGGATGACAAAACGACTTGGGATTATCAGTCTTGCAGGTCTGCTTTTTCTGACAGGCTGTCTGCCTGCCATGGACAGAAGTGAAGAAGAAGTGATTGTCGTTGATGAGGAAGAAGAAGATGAGGTTGAATACGTCATCACACCGACGATCGAGACACCGGAGAACTTTTACCGTAACGTCCTCCGCGACGGCCAGTACCACCGTAGCCCGACAAGGGGAAATGTCAGTTATTCCATGTCGAACCGGGTTGATATTGATCAGTTTGAAGTAGGTCTTATGGAGATTGCTTCAGCAAGCTTCAGCCAGGATGATTATTACTTCCAGGAAGGGCAGATCCTTGGCAGTAACGAAGTGAAGGCATGGCTTGGCCGTGAAAGTGAAGATAATGAACTGGGGCTCAATCCTGCTCTCGGTGACGAGGAAGACCAGGTTGACCGGTTGCGGAATTCACCGTCCATTATTTCTCACCTGATGGAGCATAACTATATGTACGAAGACGGTGAAGATGGAGTGAAACTCGGCGGCATTGTGATTGGAATCGGGCTCAGGACCATTTATTATTTCCGGGACGATGACTACACAGGCTACGAAGTTCCGTTGGACGATGATGTTGTAGAGGCCTACGGAAAAGAAGCGGCTGAGAAAATTTTGAGCCGCATGAGGGGAAAAGAAGGATTGGAAGATGTCCCGATTACGATTGCCCTGTACCAGGAGGAAAAGCGAAATTCCATCGTTCCGGGTTCCTATATTGCCATGGCTGAATCAAATGGAGACCAGCTGGGAAACTGGGAACAAATCAATGATCAGTATTATTTCTTCCCGTCAAACCAGGCAACAGAGAACAACCGTGATCATGCGGACTCCTTTAATCAATTTAAACAGGATGTTGATGACTTCTTTGGCCGTTCAATAGGTATTGTTGGAAAAGCCAGATATAAAAGCGGCAGCATTGAGGAATTAAAGATCGATGTAAACCTTCAGTCTCACGGAAAGGCAGAAATCATTGCCCTTACCCAGTATGTGAGCGGGCGGATTGAGCAGCACTTTAACATCGATGCGCCGGTGACGGTAAACCTGGAGTCGGTTAACGGAACTGAAGCTCTCGTGGTAAAGTATCCGGGACAGGATGAACCCTTTGTTCATGTCTATTAAAAAACGCATAAAAAACCGCAGTTCATATGACCTGCGGTTTTTTTCTGTGAGTTCTTGTGATGAGGGTATTCGTTTTTGCAGGGCTTAAAGACCTAAGAGGGATTGATAAAAGTTACTAATATGAGAAGATGCCATTCCTTTTTACCTAAAAAAGGTGTCAGACAAGTGTGAGGATGTGTCGATTATGTGAAAAAATGATATTTATTTTAATTTTTTTTTATGAATATATATGTCTATATAAAACTGAAAGCGGTTAAATACGAGGTTTTGGTGAATATTTATTCATTAAAACGTGCATAAAATAATATTTAGAATGTTCAAAATTAAATATTGTGTTATAGTTCTGCTTGTGCCTTGATTTTCGGAAGGAGCGGGTGCCACTTTTAAGGGCAATCACTGCATAAAGGTGAATATTGCCGTTCTGGCGAATAAGTAGGGTATATTTTGAGTAAGGTCAGTCAAAATAGCGAATGCTAACGAATACTTAAAATTGCACAAAAATAGGGGAGGGGACATTGTGGAAGATTACGCACTGACAGCAGCAACCTGGTTCTGGCTATTCGTGCCAATGCCAATTCTCGTCATTCTATCAATTATTACATTTTTCACTGAAAGGAGAAAATAACGAATGGATACGTCTACTTTAATTACGTTTATTATTTACTTAATCGGTATGCTCGCAATCGGACTTGTAGCATACAAAATGACAAGCAATTTATCTGATTATGTTTTAGGAGGACGCCGCCTGGGCGGAAGTGTCGCAGCATTAAGTGCCGGAGCGTCTGATATGAGCAGCTGGCTCTTACTCGGTTTGCCTGGTGCCATGTATGTTGCCGGGATGACAGAAATCTGGATCGGAGTCGGTCTTGCCATCGGAGCTTACTTAAACTGGCAGTTTGTTGCCGCACGTCTTCGTATGTATACAGAAATTGCAGGAGATTCCATTACACTTCCTGATTTCTTTGAAAACCGGTTCAAGGACGACAGTAAAGTCCTTCGTATTGTATCAGCCATTGTTATTTTAGTTTTCTTTGCTTTCTATACGTCCTCCGGTCTTGTCGGTGGGGCATTGCTGTTTGAATCATCTTTTGGTTTTAGTTATACACAAGCGCTTTGGATTGGTGCTATCGTTATTATTTCATATACTTTCCTGGGAGGATTTCTGGCAGTAAGCTGGACAGACTTTGCACAGGGTATCCTGATGTTCCTTGCTTTAATTATCGTACCGATTGTTGCCATCAGCCAGATGGGCGGCTGGAATGAGACCGTAAATGCTGTTGGTGCGATCGATCCGGAACGACTTGATGTATTCTCCGGAATCGGCTTTGTGGGAATCATTTCCCTGCTGGCATGGGGTCTTGGTTACTTTGGTCAGCCGCACATCGTTGCCCGCTTTATGGCTGTTAAATCCAAAGACGAGATTCCTAAAGCCCGTCTTGTCGGTATGACTTGGATGGTATTTGCCCTCTTCGGCGCCATCTTCACTGGTTTTGTAGGTATCGCATTTTTCGCAGATGCACCACTTGAAAACTCAGAGACAGTCTTTATTCAATTTACACAAGTACTCTTTAACCCATGGGTAGCTGGTTTCTTACTTGCAGCGATCCTGGCGGCGATTATGAGTACAATTGACTCCCAGCTTCTTGTTTCTTCAAGTGCGTTGACGGAAGACTTCTATAAAGCTCTTTTCCGTAAGAATGCTTCACAGAAGGAGCTTGTATGGGTTGGACGTTTCGGCGTTCTGCTTATCGCGTTGTTTGCGATCTTCCTTGCCTACAATCCTGAAGCAACGGTTCTTGAGCTTGTGGGTTACGCTTGGGCTGGATTCGGTGCCGCATTTGGTCCGGTCGTTATCCTGGCTCTTTTCTGGAAGCGGATGACGAAAACAGGTGCTCTTGCAGGTATGATTGTCGGTGGTGCGACAGTTATCCTTTGGGATCTCTTTGTGCCAAGTGACCTGTATGAAATCATTCCTGGATTCATCTTTGCATGGATCGCGGTCGTAGTATTCAGCTTAATCGGCCCTGAGCCAAGTAAAGAAATCCAAGATGAGTTTGACGAATATCAGAAGAGCCTCTAAGGCTTCTAACAGAACCTCTCCCAATGAATATTGGGGGAGGTTTTTTTACAATGTCTACCTTAAAAGAGAATTCGAGAACATGAGGATAAAGATACTATTGCTAAAAACAGGTGTCTGTTTTCATGTGTCATGTTGGGAATAATTTAGCATGGGTGTCTGTTGTCTCACTTCCTGTAAACAGAAGATGAAGCCAGCGTATCTTTCGATTTCAGCTATGTATTCTGAAGACTTTTAAGTTACAATCCTTAACAAATGAAGTTCCTCATGGTATATATCATCGCCGATCATAACCCATAAATACTTCTTCTATATTAACCTTATTTTATTCAATAAGAGTTGATGCAACCGGAATGTATGAAGAATCCTTTGGTAATGGGGCCGGGAGAGACCCCTGCAAACGAAGTGAGAACCGCCCGCGGAAAGGGAGCCCAATGAGCGGAAATAAAGTTTTACCAGAGGAAAGAAGAAAAGATAGTAGTAACAAATATGCGCAACAGCGGGTAAGGATTACAACTTAAGATAGAGATGTGACATTCATAAACTTCATAACCTTTCACTTACGCAGAAGGTGTCCCTTACTGGCATACACCGGTTTGTTGATTGTGAGGGTGATCTTTGATAAGATCAGTTTATTATTGAGAAACGGAAAGGCGCCTGTGACAGCGCCTTTATTTCATGGATGGAGGGTAAAAAATGGAGCGGATTACAAAAGCTCAGATTAAGCACGTGGCACACCTTGCCCGTCTTGAGTTCACCGATCACGAAGTAGAGATGTTCTCCGAGCAGCTCGATTCGATTATCAACTATGCAGAACAACTGAACGAACTGGACACGACAAACGTGAAACCAACGTCACACGTGTTTGATGTGAAGAACGTTCTCAGAGAAGATGAAGTCAAACCGTCACTCAGTCAGGAAGACGCATTAAAGAATGCACCTGACCAAAAAGACGGTCAAGTCAAAATACCTTCCGTGTTCGAGAAGTAGGGGTGAAAACATGTCGATATTAGATCAGCGTTTTGCTCAGATCCAGGAGCAGTTACATAAAAAAGAAATATCCGTCACAGATCTTGTTGATGCTTCATACAAACGGATAAAAGACGTAGACGAAAACATCGGTTCCTTTCTGCACCTAAACGAAGAAGGAGCAAGAAAACGGGCAGGGGAACTGGACGAGCTTCTCGGTACAGATCAAGCAGCGGGGGCTTTATTTGGCCTGCCGGCAGGAATCAAGGATAACATCAGCACTAAAGGGATTCGCACCACATGTGCGAGTAAAATTCTTGATAATTTCAAGCCTCTTTATAACGCAACCGTTATGGAAAAGCTTGAACAGGAGAGCATCATCAATATCGGTAAAGTCAACATGGACGAGTTTGCCATGGGCTCATCAAATGAAAACTCAGGCTATAAAATCGTTAAAAACCCATGGGACACAGAGAGAGTACCAGGTGGCTCCAGCGGTGGCTCGGCTGCAACGGTTGCTGCAGGCGAAGTCTTGTTCTCTTTAGGCTCAGACACAGGCGGATCCATCCGGGAACCGGCTGCATTCTGCGGCGTCGTGGGACTGAAGCCGACGTACGGCCGCGTATCCCGTTTCGGTCTGGTGGCATTTGCATCTTCACTTGACCAGATCGGACCGATTACCCGCTCTGTAGAAGATAACGCTCATGTGCTGCAGGCGATTGCAGGGCACGACCGGATGGACTCTACGAGTGCAGGGGTAGATGTGCCGAACTACAGCGATGCCCTTACAGGAGATATAAAAGGGCTTAAGATCGCTGTGCCGAAGGAGTACATTACAGAAGGGGTTGACCCTGAGGTCCGTAACAGAATCCGTGAAGCATTAGCGGCATTGGAGAAGCAGGGTGCGACAGTTGAAGAGGTTTCTCTTCCTCACACGAAGTATGCCGTGGCTACTTATTATCTGCTGGCCTCGTCCGAAGCCTCAGCCAACCTTTCCCGTTTTGACGGTATCCGCTACGGCGAGCGCGTGCAGGATGACAGCCTGATCGAAACGTATATGAAAACTAGAAGTAAATATTTCGGTAATGAAGTGAAGCGCCGGATTATGCTCGGGACGTTTGCGTTGAGCTCCGGGTATTACGATGCTCTTTATAAAAAAGCACAAAAGGTCCGTACACTCATTAAACAGGATTTCGATGAAGTGTTCTTAAAGTATGACGTGGTTATCGGACCGACTACACCGACACCGGCATTTAAGATCGGGGATAAAATTGAAGATCCTCTGACGATGTACATGAACGATATTTTAACGATTCCCGTAAACCTGGCAGGTGTACCAGCGATCAGTGTTCCGTGCGGACTTGCTGAAGGTCTTCCAGTAGGACTGCAGATTATCGGAAATCATTTCGACGAAGCAATGGTCTACCGTGTGGCCCATGCATTTGAACAATCAACAGAACATCATAAATTAAAGCCGGAACTATAAGGAGGGACAGCGAATGTCATTTGAAACGGTCATTGGACTTGAAGTCCACGTAGAGCTAAAAACAAAATCAAAGATTTTCTGCGGCTGCTCCACAGAGTTCGGCGCTCCGCCAAATACACATACCTGTCCGATTTGCCTTGGGCATCCAGGTGTGTTGCCGGTTTTAAATAAGCAGGCTGTAGACTATGCCATGCGGGCGGCGTTCGCACTGAACTGCGACGTGGCAAAAGAAACGAAATTTGACCGGAAAAACTATTTCTATCCTGACAGTCCGAAAGCGTATCAGATTTCCCAGTTTGATCAGCCCATCGGTGAAAACGGCTGGATCGATATTGAAGTGAACGGGGAGAAGAAGCGCATCGGGATCACCCGTATTCATATGGAAGAGGATGCGGGCAAGCTCACCCACGCGGATGGTGAGCACCATTCATTAGTCGATTTCAACCGGGTGGGCACGCCCCTCGTTGAAATCGTCTCCGAGCCTGATATCAGCTCACCGGAAGAGGCCTACGCCTACCTTGAAAAATTAAAGGCCATCATGCAGTACACGGAGGTATCCGACTGCAAAATGGAAGAAGGCTCTCTCCGCTGTGATGCAAACATCTCAATCCGTCCCGCCGGACAAAAAGAGTTCGGAACAAAAACAGAGCTGAAAAACTTAAACTCATTCATGAACGTCCAAAAAGGAATTTCCTACGAAGAAGTCCGTCAGGAGAAAGAACTGCTCTCCGGAGGTAAAATCCTTCAGGAGACAC encodes:
- the ligA gene encoding NAD-dependent DNA ligase LigA, translated to MNRNEAKTQLNHLTDMLNEYAYHYYVLDTPKVSDAEYDQLLRDLIDLEEQYPELKRDDSPSERVGGEILDRFQKVQHDVPMLSLSNAFNDEDLRDFDRRVQQNTGRPHRYSCELKIDGLAVTLKYEKGRFILGATRGDGTVGEDITSNLKTIPSIPLRLNEEVDIEVRGEAFMPKRSFERLNEAKEEKGEQLFANPRNAAAGSLRQLDPKIAAKRNLDIFVYSIGQLKGKEVDSHYEALQYVDRLGFKTNREHKVCDTIDDVIAYCEGWLDKRADLPYEIDGIVIKVDDLGAQKDLGFTAKSPRWAIAYKFPAEEVITTLEDIELNVGRTGVVTPTAVLTPVAVAGTTVKRASLHNEDLIREKDLKLGDKVTIKKAGDIIPEVINVLTDQRTGDERDFSMPTHCPECESELERIEGEVALRCMNPKCPAQIREGLIHFVSRNAMNIDGLGERVIAQLFAHGFVHDVADLYRLEKEELLKLERMGEKSVENLLNAIEATKENSLEKLLFGLGIRHVGAKAAQTLARHFESMDNLQKATQEDLIAINEIGDKMADAIVTYFDKPEVSELLEELAEAGVNMTYKGPKLIDTEESDSVFAGKTIVLTGSMEQLTRNEAKKQIELLGGNVTGSVSKNTDLLIAGEKAGSKLTKAQDLNIEIWDEARMLEELGK
- a CDS encoding CamS family sex pheromone protein, which codes for MTKRLGIISLAGLLFLTGCLPAMDRSEEEVIVVDEEEEDEVEYVITPTIETPENFYRNVLRDGQYHRSPTRGNVSYSMSNRVDIDQFEVGLMEIASASFSQDDYYFQEGQILGSNEVKAWLGRESEDNELGLNPALGDEEDQVDRLRNSPSIISHLMEHNYMYEDGEDGVKLGGIVIGIGLRTIYYFRDDDYTGYEVPLDDDVVEAYGKEAAEKILSRMRGKEGLEDVPITIALYQEEKRNSIVPGSYIAMAESNGDQLGNWEQINDQYYFFPSNQATENNRDHADSFNQFKQDVDDFFGRSIGIVGKARYKSGSIEELKIDVNLQSHGKAEIIALTQYVSGRIEQHFNIDAPVTVNLESVNGTEALVVKYPGQDEPFVHVY
- the putP gene encoding sodium/proline symporter PutP, giving the protein MDTSTLITFIIYLIGMLAIGLVAYKMTSNLSDYVLGGRRLGGSVAALSAGASDMSSWLLLGLPGAMYVAGMTEIWIGVGLAIGAYLNWQFVAARLRMYTEIAGDSITLPDFFENRFKDDSKVLRIVSAIVILVFFAFYTSSGLVGGALLFESSFGFSYTQALWIGAIVIISYTFLGGFLAVSWTDFAQGILMFLALIIVPIVAISQMGGWNETVNAVGAIDPERLDVFSGIGFVGIISLLAWGLGYFGQPHIVARFMAVKSKDEIPKARLVGMTWMVFALFGAIFTGFVGIAFFADAPLENSETVFIQFTQVLFNPWVAGFLLAAILAAIMSTIDSQLLVSSSALTEDFYKALFRKNASQKELVWVGRFGVLLIALFAIFLAYNPEATVLELVGYAWAGFGAAFGPVVILALFWKRMTKTGALAGMIVGGATVILWDLFVPSDLYEIIPGFIFAWIAVVVFSLIGPEPSKEIQDEFDEYQKSL
- the gatC gene encoding Asp-tRNA(Asn)/Glu-tRNA(Gln) amidotransferase subunit GatC; its protein translation is MERITKAQIKHVAHLARLEFTDHEVEMFSEQLDSIINYAEQLNELDTTNVKPTSHVFDVKNVLREDEVKPSLSQEDALKNAPDQKDGQVKIPSVFEK
- the gatA gene encoding Asp-tRNA(Asn)/Glu-tRNA(Gln) amidotransferase subunit GatA gives rise to the protein MSILDQRFAQIQEQLHKKEISVTDLVDASYKRIKDVDENIGSFLHLNEEGARKRAGELDELLGTDQAAGALFGLPAGIKDNISTKGIRTTCASKILDNFKPLYNATVMEKLEQESIINIGKVNMDEFAMGSSNENSGYKIVKNPWDTERVPGGSSGGSAATVAAGEVLFSLGSDTGGSIREPAAFCGVVGLKPTYGRVSRFGLVAFASSLDQIGPITRSVEDNAHVLQAIAGHDRMDSTSAGVDVPNYSDALTGDIKGLKIAVPKEYITEGVDPEVRNRIREALAALEKQGATVEEVSLPHTKYAVATYYLLASSEASANLSRFDGIRYGERVQDDSLIETYMKTRSKYFGNEVKRRIMLGTFALSSGYYDALYKKAQKVRTLIKQDFDEVFLKYDVVIGPTTPTPAFKIGDKIEDPLTMYMNDILTIPVNLAGVPAISVPCGLAEGLPVGLQIIGNHFDEAMVYRVAHAFEQSTEHHKLKPEL
- the gatB gene encoding Asp-tRNA(Asn)/Glu-tRNA(Gln) amidotransferase subunit GatB — translated: MSFETVIGLEVHVELKTKSKIFCGCSTEFGAPPNTHTCPICLGHPGVLPVLNKQAVDYAMRAAFALNCDVAKETKFDRKNYFYPDSPKAYQISQFDQPIGENGWIDIEVNGEKKRIGITRIHMEEDAGKLTHADGEHHSLVDFNRVGTPLVEIVSEPDISSPEEAYAYLEKLKAIMQYTEVSDCKMEEGSLRCDANISIRPAGQKEFGTKTELKNLNSFMNVQKGISYEEVRQEKELLSGGKILQETRRWDADNKKTILMRIKEGSDDYRYFPEPDLVELYIEDEWKERVRSEIPELPDERQKRYVKDLELPEYDAQVLTQQKAMSDFFEKGLTHGAPAKLLSNWMMGEVSAYLNANGKEITDVPMTSEGLAGMIALIEDGTISSKIAKKVFKELIEKGGDPKKIVKEKGLVQITDEGEIRTMVNDVLDNNDQSIEDYKNGKEKAIGFLVGQVMKASRGKANPQMVNTLLVDEIKKR